One stretch of Fictibacillus sp. b24 DNA includes these proteins:
- a CDS encoding sigma-54 interaction domain-containing protein — protein sequence MLVQDPLFKNNILETIIDSAYEWIVVVDHEGIVRYMNKTYCKFLGEDPQEVIGKHVTNVIENTRMDKAVLQGKVEIADLQFIRGNYMIANRIPIFNEGKIIGAVGTVIFRDTEQWKKMNSHIKALLHELNFYKNEWEEINGASYTLNDFAGTSAEVEKIKKHVKNIASGDLSVLIRGESGTGKELLAHSIHQLSERSAKPFIKLNCGAVPEHLFESELFGYSEGAFTGAKKGGKLGKFQVADGGTLFLDEIGDLPQSMQIKLLRVLQEKEVEPVGAVHTQKVNVRVIAATNRPLEKLIMENKFREDLFYRINVLQIKVPPLRERKEDIWPLAENFIVMNCKVTGKRILSIDDDVKEAFLEYEWPGNARELKNFVEAAIQLTLSDRLTIDSFPDFLKEKLGVHKTVMTLKEHVQETERNVISYYLEKMNGDIKGVAKQLGIGKTNLYDKIKKYNIR from the coding sequence TTGCTAGTTCAAGATCCGTTATTTAAAAACAACATTTTAGAGACGATTATTGATAGCGCTTACGAATGGATTGTAGTCGTTGATCATGAAGGCATCGTCCGTTATATGAATAAGACATATTGTAAGTTCTTAGGTGAGGATCCTCAAGAAGTTATTGGCAAACATGTAACAAATGTTATTGAAAATACAAGAATGGACAAAGCGGTTTTACAGGGTAAGGTAGAAATTGCTGATCTGCAATTCATTCGAGGCAACTACATGATTGCTAATAGAATTCCCATCTTTAATGAGGGGAAAATAATAGGCGCAGTCGGAACAGTGATCTTTAGAGACACTGAACAATGGAAAAAGATGAACTCTCATATTAAAGCTTTGCTTCATGAGCTGAATTTTTATAAAAATGAGTGGGAAGAAATCAATGGAGCATCTTATACATTAAATGATTTTGCTGGAACATCTGCTGAAGTTGAAAAAATAAAAAAACATGTAAAAAACATTGCTAGTGGTGATTTATCTGTATTGATTCGGGGTGAAAGCGGAACGGGTAAGGAATTACTGGCCCATAGCATTCATCAGTTAAGCGAAAGAAGTGCAAAACCGTTCATAAAGCTCAATTGTGGCGCGGTACCTGAGCATTTATTTGAGTCGGAATTATTCGGTTATTCAGAAGGCGCTTTTACGGGAGCAAAAAAAGGAGGGAAATTAGGAAAGTTTCAGGTTGCAGATGGAGGAACATTATTTTTAGATGAAATTGGTGATCTCCCTCAAAGTATGCAGATCAAGCTGCTACGTGTACTTCAAGAGAAAGAGGTAGAGCCTGTTGGTGCTGTACATACTCAGAAGGTAAACGTTAGAGTGATCGCAGCCACAAACCGTCCTCTTGAAAAGCTAATTATGGAAAACAAATTTCGGGAAGATCTATTCTATCGTATTAATGTACTGCAGATTAAGGTACCTCCACTTCGTGAACGAAAAGAAGATATTTGGCCCTTGGCAGAAAATTTTATAGTTATGAATTGCAAAGTGACAGGTAAAAGAATCCTCAGTATTGATGATGATGTTAAAGAAGCTTTTCTAGAATATGAATGGCCTGGAAATGCTAGAGAACTTAAAAATTTTGTAGAAGCAGCTATTCAGCTTACACTGAGTGATCGATTGACGATTGATTCTTTTCCGGATTTTCTAAAAGAAAAATTAGGTGTACATAAAACGGTAATGACACTTAAAGAACATGTGCAAGAAACAGAAAGGAACGTTATCTCTTATTATCTAGAGAAGATGAATGGTGATATTAAGGGAGTTGCTAAACAACTAGGTATAGGGAAGACAAATTTGTACGATAAAATCAAAAAGTACAATATTCGTTAA
- a CDS encoding 3-hydroxybutyrate dehydrogenase: MRSFVEKKVVFITGAASGIGLQLAKAFAEQGAKVVISDLNNEKAKESAEVLVRDGHDAIGLGCNVTKEEDITNALDQAHQHYNRIDILINNAGLQYVSPLEEFPTEKFQQLISVMLTAPFIATKHVFPIMKKQGFGRIINMASINGLVGFAGKSAYNSAKHGVIGLTKVAALEGAPHGITVNAVCPGYVDTPLVRGQLEDLAKTRNVELEKVLEEVIYPLVPQKRLLDVQEIADYTLFLSSENAKGVTGQAIVIDGGYVAQ; the protein is encoded by the coding sequence ATGAGATCCTTCGTAGAAAAAAAAGTTGTTTTTATTACTGGAGCTGCAAGCGGGATCGGGCTGCAATTAGCTAAAGCGTTTGCCGAACAAGGTGCAAAGGTCGTAATCAGTGACCTTAATAATGAGAAGGCAAAAGAGTCAGCTGAAGTTTTGGTACGTGATGGTCATGATGCTATCGGGCTAGGGTGCAATGTTACAAAAGAGGAAGACATAACAAACGCATTGGATCAAGCTCATCAACATTATAATCGGATTGATATCCTGATCAACAACGCTGGATTACAATACGTATCACCACTAGAAGAGTTTCCTACTGAAAAGTTTCAGCAGTTGATTTCTGTAATGCTTACTGCTCCTTTTATTGCTACAAAACATGTGTTTCCGATCATGAAAAAACAAGGGTTCGGACGCATAATCAACATGGCATCAATAAATGGATTAGTCGGTTTTGCTGGAAAATCCGCTTATAATAGTGCAAAGCATGGAGTAATCGGATTAACTAAAGTAGCAGCTTTAGAAGGTGCACCACATGGTATTACTGTTAATGCTGTTTGTCCTGGATATGTAGATACACCCCTTGTAAGAGGACAGCTTGAGGATCTAGCGAAAACTAGAAACGTTGAACTTGAAAAAGTTTTGGAAGAAGTGATCTACCCGCTTGTTCCTCAAAAACGCTTGCTTGATGTTCAAGAAATTGCCGATTATACCCTGTTTCTTTCTAGTGAAAATGCAAAGGGTGTTACAGGGCAGGCTATTGTGATTGATGGCGGTTATGTGGCTCAATAA
- a CDS encoding GntP family permease, with the protein MDIIIILLALFFLMFVAYRGFSVILFAPIAALFAVLLTEPGHVLPFFSGVFMEKMVGFIKLYFPVFLLGAIFGKVIEMSGFAKSITQFVIKLIGPSRAMLAIVLVGAILTYGGVSLFVVAFALYPFAAELFRLANIPKRLIPGTIALGAFTFTMDAFPGSPQIQNIIPTSFFGTTTWAAPWLGFIGGMFVFIIGMVYLEWRRRQAAAKGEGYGTGHSNEPEKIESENLPNAFIAILPLILVGVFNKWFTVLIPKYYGTTFDFSAIGMKNVPAIQIPTLAAVWAVEGALIIGIITVLLFSFKRIKNNFNKGINLSIGGALLATLNTASEYGFGGVIAALPGFTAVNTAMSNTIKDPLINEAVTTTTLAGITGSASGGMSIALATMSETYIAQANKLGIDPEVLHRVASMASGGMDTLPHNGAVITLLAVTGLTHKQAYIDIFAMTIIKTVAVFVIIGLYYGLGIV; encoded by the coding sequence ATGGATATTATTATTATTTTATTGGCATTATTTTTCTTAATGTTTGTAGCGTATAGAGGATTTAGTGTTATCTTATTTGCACCGATTGCAGCACTTTTTGCTGTGCTGCTAACAGAACCAGGACATGTACTTCCGTTTTTCTCTGGGGTTTTTATGGAGAAGATGGTTGGATTCATTAAGCTATACTTTCCAGTCTTCTTATTAGGAGCAATATTCGGAAAGGTTATTGAGATGTCAGGGTTTGCAAAATCCATTACGCAGTTTGTTATTAAACTGATCGGACCATCGCGAGCGATGCTTGCTATTGTGCTCGTTGGAGCCATTCTAACATACGGAGGCGTATCATTATTCGTAGTTGCTTTTGCTCTTTATCCGTTCGCAGCAGAACTCTTTAGACTGGCAAATATTCCAAAAAGACTCATACCTGGAACCATCGCGTTAGGTGCTTTTACTTTTACGATGGATGCTTTTCCAGGCAGTCCTCAGATTCAGAATATCATCCCAACGTCATTCTTTGGAACGACAACTTGGGCAGCGCCGTGGCTTGGCTTTATTGGGGGAATGTTTGTCTTTATTATTGGTATGGTTTACTTGGAATGGAGACGAAGACAAGCGGCAGCAAAGGGAGAAGGCTATGGGACGGGTCACAGCAACGAGCCTGAAAAAATTGAGTCTGAAAACCTTCCGAACGCATTTATTGCGATCCTTCCACTCATTTTGGTAGGAGTCTTCAACAAATGGTTCACGGTTCTTATTCCTAAGTATTACGGAACAACTTTTGACTTTTCTGCCATTGGTATGAAGAATGTACCCGCGATCCAGATTCCGACACTTGCTGCAGTTTGGGCAGTTGAAGGTGCATTGATCATTGGTATCATTACGGTACTTCTGTTCTCATTTAAAAGAATTAAAAACAACTTTAATAAAGGTATCAACTTATCGATCGGCGGTGCTTTGCTTGCCACTCTAAATACAGCATCAGAGTATGGGTTTGGGGGAGTAATCGCAGCACTTCCAGGTTTTACGGCAGTGAATACAGCCATGTCAAATACAATTAAAGATCCGTTAATAAATGAAGCAGTTACTACTACAACTTTAGCTGGGATTACAGGATCAGCCTCAGGCGGTATGAGTATAGCGCTCGCAACAATGAGTGAAACATATATCGCACAAGCGAATAAATTAGGCATTGATCCAGAAGTCCTTCACCGTGTTGCTTCTATGGCGAGCGGCGGGATGGATACTCTTCCTCACAATGGAGCCGTAATTACACTGTTAGCTGTTACAGGATTAACTCATAAACAGGCTTATATTGATATTTTCGCAATGACAATTATTAAAACAGTAGCTGTATTTGTCATTATTGGACTTTACTATGGTCTTGGTATCGTATAA